The following proteins are encoded in a genomic region of Phycodurus eques isolate BA_2022a chromosome 11, UOR_Pequ_1.1, whole genome shotgun sequence:
- the zgc:110319 gene encoding NFU1 iron-sulfur cluster scaffold homolog, mitochondrial, with protein MAAHTRWAMCNWLRTAKNTTFIRFPEKTGISYHTQIQRRVLSEPPTRSTHVSIRQVSIQTEDTPNPRSLKFLPDKPVLGRGTLDFPSQSSTDCSSLARDLFEIEGVKSVFFGPDFITVTKIDEDLEWTDIKRNALEAMAKFFESGDPITTGEVHPESSVSEDDDEVVLMIKELLDTRIRPTVQEDGGDVVFKGFVDGTVQLKLVGSCTGCPSSTVTLKNGIQNMMQFYIPEVEAVEQVEDEVDEVNAKVFSALERKLQE; from the exons ATGGCGGCGCACACGAGATGGGCAATGTGCAACTGGCTACGGACGgcgaaaaatacaacttttattcG ATTTCCAGAGAAGACTGGTATTTCATACCACACCCAGATTCAGAGGCGAGTCCTTTCTGAACCCCCGACCAGAAGCACACACGTCTCAA TAAGACAGGTATCCATCCAGACTGAAGACACCCCAAACCCAAGAAGCTTGAAGTTTCTCCCAGATAAACCGGTTTTAGGACGCGGGACGCTGGATTTTCCCTCACAGAGCTCAACGGACTGTTCATCTTTAGCCAG AGACCTCTTTGAAATCGAAGGAGTGAAAAGTgtcttctttggcccggactTCATCACCGTCACTAAA ATAGACGAGGACTTGGAGTGGACGGACATCAAGCGCAATGCCCTGGAGGCCATGGCGAAATTCTTTGAGAGTGGCGACCCCATCACAACAGGAGAAGTGCACCCAGAAAGTA GTGTCTCTGAGGATGACGACGAAGTGGTCTTGATGATTAAGGAGCTTCTCGACACCAGAATCAG ACCGACGGTGCAGGAGGACGGCGGAGACGTGGTCTTCAAGGGCTTCGTGGACGGCACGGTGCAGCTGAAGCTGGTGGGCTCCTGCACGGGATGCCCCAGCTCCACAGTGACCCTGAAGAACGGCATTCAGAACATGATGCAGTTCTACATTCCCGAAGTAGAGGCGGTGGAACAG GTGGAAGATGAAGTGGACGAAGTCAACGCGAAGGTTTTCTCAGCGCTAGAACGCAAATTACAAGAGTAA